The following are encoded in a window of Deinococcus radiopugnans ATCC 19172 genomic DNA:
- a CDS encoding HNH endonuclease has product MVHHRDGDSTNNDPGNLLVLPSQRYHAHTEYHLGCARKGMSSLFAELFQAVTEDGRGTLFERVIPPAGAGHCSPQTGQDGAGSCVLLQERPR; this is encoded by the coding sequence ATCGTTCACCACCGTGACGGCGACAGCACCAACAATGACCCCGGCAATCTTCTGGTGCTGCCGAGCCAGCGGTATCACGCCCACACCGAATATCACCTAGGCTGCGCCCGGAAAGGCATGTCCAGCCTATTCGCCGAGTTATTCCAAGCCGTCACGGAGGATGGTCGCGGCACGCTGTTCGAGAGGGTGATTCCCCCGGCCGGAGCGGGCCATTGTTCACCGCAAACAGGCCAGGACGGCGCAGGAAGCTGTGTTCTGCTCCAGGAACGCCCTCGCTGA
- a CDS encoding AAA family ATPase, with protein sequence MNPLIERAQQTSRRIEAYLQEIEDADVWTLREQERTLPSESYIYILSLMGHLIYSDGLVHKQEIELAKQYFSSNAERTIEERLRVLSSKNHSKSTALPNFLKAAVYFDAVKNTRYTDAIIGLIEKFGNIVIAVDGNKLEVEIRVLGEIISNLIDLAVECREATRQALKKGTSKEIGRAKKEEEKEPSLDDLLTELRSMIGLQRVKQEVVAATNLVRVRQLREEMGLPAMPVSLHMVFTGNPGTGKTTVARLLAQIYREIGLLEEGHLVEVDRSGLIADYLGQTAGKVQAAVQSARGGILFIDEAYALKTDARDSYGQEAINTLLKAMEDHRDDLIIIVAGYTAPINEFLETNPGLRSRFNRFVHFDDYDGEELLNIFTYLCDKHGYSSTQIAKHQLKNHFSTLYEGRGENFGNARDVRNVFETILKHQAERVVAIHKPTADDLSFIDLADIAWLFERPNAEPVKAGRA encoded by the coding sequence ATGAATCCCCTGATCGAACGCGCTCAACAGACGTCGCGAAGAATCGAGGCTTATCTTCAAGAAATTGAAGACGCTGATGTTTGGACACTCAGAGAACAGGAAAGAACTTTGCCCTCCGAGTCGTATATCTACATATTGAGCTTAATGGGTCACCTTATCTATTCAGATGGACTGGTGCATAAACAGGAGATAGAACTAGCCAAGCAGTACTTTTCTAGCAATGCCGAGAGAACCATTGAGGAACGCCTGCGTGTCCTTTCCAGCAAGAATCACTCAAAATCTACTGCCTTGCCTAATTTTTTGAAAGCTGCCGTTTATTTTGATGCGGTCAAGAATACCAGATACACCGATGCAATTATCGGACTTATCGAGAAGTTTGGCAATATTGTTATTGCAGTAGACGGTAATAAATTAGAAGTGGAAATACGTGTTCTAGGTGAAATAATCTCAAACCTCATTGATCTGGCCGTCGAATGCCGTGAAGCCACAAGGCAGGCTCTGAAAAAGGGAACAAGCAAAGAGATTGGAAGAGCGAAGAAGGAGGAAGAGAAAGAGCCGTCATTGGATGATCTGCTGACAGAACTGCGTTCTATGATTGGATTGCAACGTGTAAAGCAGGAGGTCGTGGCTGCCACCAATCTGGTGCGCGTGCGTCAGCTCCGTGAGGAGATGGGACTTCCTGCTATGCCCGTAAGTCTCCACATGGTCTTTACGGGGAACCCTGGGACTGGGAAAACGACTGTTGCACGCCTACTTGCCCAAATATACCGTGAGATTGGCCTGTTGGAAGAGGGCCACCTTGTAGAAGTTGACCGCAGTGGTCTCATTGCTGATTATCTGGGTCAAACCGCCGGTAAAGTTCAGGCGGCTGTTCAGTCGGCACGGGGCGGCATCCTGTTCATTGATGAGGCTTACGCTCTCAAAACAGATGCTCGCGATTCTTATGGTCAGGAAGCCATCAACACCCTGCTCAAGGCCATGGAGGATCACCGAGACGACTTGATCATTATCGTGGCGGGATACACCGCACCAATCAATGAATTTCTGGAAACAAATCCAGGACTCCGGTCCAGATTCAACCGGTTTGTTCATTTCGATGATTACGATGGCGAGGAATTGTTGAACATATTTACATATCTGTGTGATAAGCACGGTTACAGTTCCACGCAGATCGCCAAGCATCAGCTGAAGAATCACTTCTCGACGCTCTATGAAGGCAGAGGGGAAAATTTCGGGAACGCCCGTGATGTACGCAATGTTTTTGAGACGATCTTGAAGCATCAGGCCGAGCGCGTGGTGGCCATCCACAAACCTACGGCAGATGATCTATCTTTTATTGATCTGGCTGATATCGCCTGGCTGTTCGAACGTCCGAATGCTGAACCGGTTAAAGCTGGACGCGCATGA
- a CDS encoding TerD family protein, translating into MNGSMTPGANVPLTAERPGLSLVRIGLGWNFPEGTVPFDLDASALLVQPNGKLRGDDDLVFYNNPSDPALSVHYGGDNTDGAGEGDDERLTVRLDRVPAEISKVVICATIHDAEDKHFGLVDGAYIRLQNLEDGEELARFELQRDFNEVTAMLFGELYRHNGAWKFRALGMGFKGGLEAVVTNFGVQVS; encoded by the coding sequence ATGAATGGTTCGATGACGCCTGGCGCGAATGTCCCCTTAACGGCGGAGCGCCCCGGTCTGAGTCTGGTGAGGATAGGTCTGGGCTGGAATTTTCCTGAAGGCACTGTACCGTTCGATCTAGATGCCAGCGCTCTGCTAGTACAGCCCAACGGAAAACTGCGCGGCGACGATGACCTGGTGTTCTACAACAACCCGAGTGATCCAGCGCTGAGCGTGCATTACGGCGGCGACAACACAGACGGTGCAGGTGAAGGGGACGATGAACGCTTGACCGTTCGGCTGGACCGGGTCCCCGCCGAGATTTCCAAGGTGGTGATTTGCGCGACCATCCATGACGCTGAGGACAAGCATTTTGGCCTGGTGGACGGGGCGTATATCCGGCTGCAGAACTTGGAAGACGGAGAAGAACTGGCCCGCTTCGAGTTGCAGCGGGACTTCAACGAGGTCACCGCCATGCTGTTCGGCGAACTGTATCGCCACAACGGTGCCTGGAAGTTCCGCGCCCTGGGCATGGGATTCAAGGGCGGCCTGGAAGCGGTGGTGACGAACTTCGGCGTTCAAGTGTCCTGA
- a CDS encoding recombinase family protein, whose product MQVGYARVSKQHEQDTAAQLRALETAGSERVFTEHASGGRWDRPELHKMLDQLRAGDTVIVWKLDRLSRSLKDVLHLMELLGERGVGFRSLTEAIDTTTPAGRMMMQMVGAFAEFERAMIRERTNAGLEQARLEGRVGGRKRKLLPHQEQDIRESVQSGQRTAAQCARLFGVHPSTITRLLQR is encoded by the coding sequence ATGCAAGTCGGATATGCCCGCGTCAGCAAGCAGCACGAACAGGACACCGCCGCCCAACTCCGGGCACTGGAAACAGCCGGATCAGAGCGCGTGTTCACCGAACACGCTTCCGGTGGCCGCTGGGACCGCCCTGAGTTGCACAAGATGCTGGACCAGCTCCGTGCCGGGGATACCGTCATCGTCTGGAAGCTGGACCGCCTGAGCCGCAGTCTCAAGGACGTGTTACACCTGATGGAGTTGCTGGGCGAGCGGGGCGTGGGGTTTCGTAGCCTGACCGAGGCCATCGACACCACCACCCCTGCGGGCCGGATGATGATGCAGATGGTGGGGGCCTTTGCCGAATTCGAGCGGGCCATGATCCGCGAGCGGACTAATGCGGGACTGGAACAGGCCCGGTTAGAAGGCCGCGTCGGGGGCCGCAAGCGCAAGCTGCTGCCTCACCAGGAGCAGGACATCCGTGAGTCGGTGCAGTCCGGGCAGCGCACGGCGGCGCAGTGCGCCCGTCTGTTCGGGGTTCATCCCAGTACCATCACCCGGCTGCTCCAGCGTTAG
- a CDS encoding Tn3 family transposase: MKHDWSPEELAGHFTLTRLERDFLGFKSDVALLSLAALLKLFQLQGQFPARPQAVPGVIVDLLARQLAVDPAIWSEVDWTSRTARRHREEVAGFCGFRAFRAADELELIAHLAPLVADLNPDSEGLKQQGLAFLRGQRLVPPPAERLARCLRAAVNEQEARWLQSVQHRISAQSCQALDALISTDAAAEDLQPLLVVRSTLATLKDTAGRVKVDTVLEELAKLAELRALGLSAEVFISVPPRVIGQYRRRAASEPPRELRRHPAPLRHVLLAALCWQRQTEVTDDLVELLIRVAHHIGTHAESKVEAELLRQLRRVRGKSALLFKLAKAARAQPEGAVREVIYPVVPEPVLDDLIREMEAEGSYDRQVRLVTRNSYGHHYRRAVSLLLDALSFRCNNERHRPIMRALELLAKYRDRRIGTFPLGETVPLGGVVKDDWQALVLDDAEGRRVNRVTYEMCVLTTLRDKIRCKEVWIEGAGRFRNPDDDLPGDFEQKRAEYYSALAQPGEAQTFTHHLRTRMEHALEALNTELPSSASVRLITSKKGKGRLSISPLSALPEPQNITRLAAALVQRWPMTNLLDVLKETELRTGFTDAFHSVAAREVLGREVVQRRLLLCLHGIGTNAGLKRMCSGGGEDSFADLQYIRRRYVHKEQLRDAISRVCNAIFQARDPALWGEATTACASDSKRFGAWDQNLMTEWHARYGGPGVMVYWHVEQHSVCIYSQLGSCSSSEVAAMIEGVLRHDTEMEVEKNYVDTHGQSEVGFAFCHLLGFQLLPRLKNIKRQKLYRPNRGEPEQYANLQALLTRPIQWELIEQQYDEMIKLATALRLGTADAESILRRFTRQNVQHPTYRALAELGKAVKTAFLCDYLRQESLRREIHEGLQVIESWNSANDFILYGKGGEFTTNHTLEQEIQMLGLHLLQVSLVYVNTLMMQQVLLEPEWQGRLTPVDLRALTPLKWQHINPYGTFTLDMHERLPLNS, encoded by the coding sequence GTGAAACACGACTGGTCTCCCGAAGAGCTGGCCGGACACTTCACCCTGACCCGTTTGGAACGGGATTTTTTGGGCTTCAAGAGCGACGTCGCCTTGCTGAGTCTGGCGGCGCTCCTCAAGCTCTTCCAGCTTCAGGGTCAGTTCCCAGCACGTCCACAGGCGGTTCCCGGCGTGATCGTTGATCTGCTGGCCCGGCAGCTCGCGGTGGACCCGGCGATCTGGAGCGAGGTGGACTGGACTTCCCGCACCGCACGGCGACACCGCGAGGAAGTCGCTGGATTCTGCGGGTTCCGGGCTTTCCGGGCTGCCGACGAGTTGGAACTGATCGCGCACCTCGCTCCCCTGGTGGCCGATCTCAACCCCGACTCGGAAGGGTTGAAACAGCAGGGCCTGGCCTTTCTCCGGGGACAGCGCCTCGTTCCGCCCCCGGCGGAACGGTTGGCACGGTGTCTGCGCGCCGCCGTCAACGAACAGGAGGCCCGCTGGCTACAAAGCGTCCAGCATCGGATCAGCGCGCAGTCCTGCCAGGCCCTGGACGCCCTGATCAGCACCGATGCGGCGGCAGAGGATCTGCAACCGCTGCTGGTGGTCCGCTCCACGCTGGCAACCCTCAAGGACACCGCCGGACGGGTCAAGGTGGACACGGTTCTTGAGGAACTCGCCAAGCTGGCCGAACTCCGCGCCCTGGGCCTGTCCGCCGAGGTCTTCATAAGCGTTCCGCCCCGGGTCATCGGGCAGTACCGTCGCCGGGCGGCCAGCGAACCGCCGCGTGAACTGCGCCGCCATCCTGCGCCGTTGCGCCATGTGCTGCTGGCCGCGCTGTGCTGGCAGCGGCAGACCGAGGTGACCGATGACCTGGTGGAGCTGCTGATCCGGGTGGCCCACCACATCGGCACCCACGCCGAGAGCAAGGTGGAGGCGGAGTTGCTGCGGCAACTCCGGCGGGTGCGGGGCAAGAGTGCGTTGCTCTTCAAGCTGGCGAAGGCCGCCCGCGCCCAGCCGGAGGGCGCGGTGCGCGAAGTGATCTACCCGGTGGTGCCGGAACCTGTTCTCGACGATCTGATCCGCGAGATGGAGGCGGAGGGCAGCTATGACCGCCAGGTGCGCCTGGTCACGCGCAACTCCTACGGCCACCACTACCGCCGGGCGGTGTCGCTGCTGCTGGACGCGCTCAGCTTCCGCTGCAACAACGAGCGCCACCGCCCCATCATGCGGGCGCTGGAGCTGCTGGCGAAGTACCGGGATCGCCGGATCGGCACCTTTCCCCTGGGCGAAACCGTTCCCCTGGGCGGCGTCGTGAAGGACGACTGGCAGGCCCTGGTGCTGGATGATGCCGAGGGCCGCAGGGTCAACCGCGTCACCTACGAGATGTGCGTGCTAACCACGCTGCGCGACAAGATCCGCTGCAAGGAGGTCTGGATCGAGGGGGCCGGGCGCTTCCGCAACCCCGACGATGACCTGCCCGGCGACTTCGAGCAGAAACGGGCCGAGTACTACTCGGCCCTGGCCCAGCCGGGGGAGGCCCAGACCTTTACCCATCACCTCCGCACCCGCATGGAACACGCCCTGGAAGCGCTGAACACAGAACTGCCCAGCAGTGCAAGCGTCAGGCTGATCACCTCGAAGAAGGGCAAGGGGCGGCTGTCGATCTCGCCGCTGAGCGCCCTGCCCGAACCGCAGAACATCACCCGGCTGGCGGCGGCGCTGGTGCAGCGCTGGCCGATGACCAACCTGCTGGACGTGTTGAAAGAAACCGAACTCCGCACCGGGTTCACCGACGCCTTCCACTCGGTGGCCGCCCGTGAAGTGCTGGGCCGCGAGGTGGTCCAGCGCCGCTTGCTGCTGTGCCTGCACGGCATCGGCACCAACGCGGGTTTGAAGCGAATGTGCAGCGGCGGCGGGGAGGACAGCTTCGCTGACCTCCAGTACATCCGCCGCCGTTACGTCCACAAAGAGCAGCTCCGGGACGCGATCAGCCGCGTGTGCAACGCCATCTTTCAGGCCAGGGACCCGGCTCTGTGGGGCGAGGCCACCACCGCCTGCGCCTCGGACAGCAAGCGGTTCGGGGCCTGGGACCAGAACCTGATGACCGAGTGGCACGCCCGCTACGGCGGCCCCGGCGTGATGGTGTACTGGCACGTTGAGCAGCATTCGGTCTGCATCTACAGCCAGTTGGGGAGCTGCTCCAGCAGCGAGGTGGCCGCCATGATCGAGGGCGTGCTGCGGCACGACACCGAGATGGAGGTGGAGAAGAATTACGTCGATACCCACGGTCAGAGCGAGGTGGGCTTCGCGTTTTGCCACCTGCTCGGCTTCCAGCTCCTGCCACGCCTCAAGAACATCAAGCGTCAGAAGCTGTACCGCCCGAACAGGGGTGAGCCGGAACAGTACGCCAATCTGCAAGCGCTCCTGACCCGCCCGATCCAGTGGGAGTTGATCGAGCAGCAGTACGACGAGATGATCAAGCTCGCCACCGCCCTGCGGCTGGGAACGGCGGACGCCGAGAGCATCCTGCGGCGTTTCACCCGCCAGAACGTGCAGCACCCGACGTACCGCGCGCTGGCCGAACTGGGGAAAGCGGTGAAAACCGCTTTCCTGTGCGACTATCTGCGACAGGAGAGTCTGCGCCGCGAGATTCACGAGGGCTTGCAGGTGATCGAGTCCTGGAACAGCGCCAACGATTTCATCCTGTACGGCAAGGGCGGCGAGTTCACCACCAACCACACCCTGGAACAGGAAATCCAGATGCTGGGCCTGCATCTGCTTCAAGTCAGCCTGGTCTACGTCAACACGCTGATGATGCAGCAGGTGCTGTTAGAACCGGAGTGGCAGGGCCGACTCACGCCGGTGGACCTGCGGGCCTTGACGCCGCTGAAATGGCAGCACATCAACCCCTACGGCACCTTCACGCTAGATATGCACGAGCGGCTGCCGCTGAACTCATAA